Proteins encoded together in one Hevea brasiliensis isolate MT/VB/25A 57/8 chromosome 16, ASM3005281v1, whole genome shotgun sequence window:
- the LOC110637124 gene encoding mechanosensitive ion channel protein 2, chloroplastic isoform X3 yields MTRASSIQSSQELRIYNSRGCSSQHTCVMGKGKNRVQLVNASLSSHGLMQCICLPFSSNTQWRKYDSGSEICICDLDKKSDNNWSKSRTNYVMTSYLQPLLLWTGMTLICRALNPVILHSEVSQAVKQRLLNFVQSLSTVLAFAYCLSRLIQQAQKFLSETRDSDNATHMGFSFAGKAVYSAVWIAAVSLCMELLGFSTQRWLTAGGLGTVLLTLAGREVFTNFLSSVMIHATRPFVVNEWIQTKIEGYEVSGTVEHVGWWSPTIIRGDDREAVHIPNHKFTVNVVRNLSQKTHWRVKTHLAISHLDVNKIINIVADMRKVLAKNPQIEQQRLHRRVFLDNIDPENQALKILVSCFVKTSHFEEYLRVKEAILLDLLRVISHHRARLATHIRTVQKIYNEADLDNVPFSNTIFTHSGVAANCPLLLIEPSHKINADDKTKASTRSVRTNEEKDAKGEAASTSESMAEPNVDSIKDKVTTTTSDSSTTSNVSAIPKSNPQLGKSLHDNSVQNSSETLQPSGSTGHVCKKKMGLNTEEITPGRTTLEEYSVNESKKSDIPTATSQAKQDVERTVSSPSVGRPPLEENIVLGVALEGSKRTLLIEEEIDPSSFPQKSKELAGSRDGNGSPAGKDKKDGQMPTVQSTSQID; encoded by the exons ATGACTCGTGCAAGTTCGATCCAATCATCtcaagaattaaggatttataaTAGTCGTGGATGCAGTAGCCAACATACT TGTGTGATGGGAAAGGGAAAGAACAGAGTACAGTTGGTTAATGCCAGTCTTTCATCGCATGGTTTG ATGCAATGTATTTGTCTGCCGTTCTCTTCTAACACCCAGTGGAGGAAATACGATTCCGGTTCTGAAATTTGCATCTGTGATCTTGACAAG AAGTCTGATAATAATTGGAGTAAAAGTAGAACAAATTATGTTATGACCTCATACCTTCAGCCTTTGCTACTGTGGACTGGAATGACACTCATCTGCAG AGCATTAAATCCTGTAATTTTACATTCAGAAGTGAGCCAGGCTGTGAAGCAACGACTTCTGAATTTTGTACAATCATTATCAACTGTGCTGGCATTTGCCTATTGTTTATCAAG ATTGATTCAACAGGCACAGAAGTTCCTCTCAGAGACAAGGGACTCTGATAATGCAACACAT ATGGGATTTAGTTTCGCTGGAAAAGCTGTTTATAGTGCTGTTTGGATTGCTGCTGTATCATTGTGCATGGAATTGCTGGGTTTCTCTACCCAAAGGTGGCTCACAGCTGGGGGTCTTGGTACCGTGCTGCTCACCCTTGCTGGTCGGGAG GTATTTACAAATTTTCTTTCAAGTGTAATGATCCATGCAACACGGCCATTTGTGGTGAATGAATGGATTCAGACAAAGATTGAAGGCTATGAGGTTTCTGGCACGGTTGAG CATGTGGGATGGTGGTCACCTACAATCATAAGAGGTGATGATCGTGAAGCAGTTCACATTCCAAACCATAAATTCACTGTGAATGTTGTTAGAAATCTCAGCCAGAAGACTCATTGGCGTGTTAAGACCCACCTTGCTATCAGTCACTTGGATGTCAATAAAATAATT AACATTGTTGCTGATATGCGCAAGGTTTTGGCTAAAAATCCTCAAATAGAGCAGCAAAGATTGCACAGAAGAGTTTTCTTGGATAACATTGACCCAGAGAATCAGGCTCTTAAG ATTTTGGTATCATGCTTTGTGAAAACCTCACATTTTGAAGAGTACCTCCGTGTAAAG GAAGCAATACTCTTGGATCTTCTTAGAGTTATAAGCCATCATCGGGCCCGGCTTGCCACACACATCCGTACTGTTCAAAAAATATACAATGAGGCTGATTTGGATAATGTACCATTTTCCAACACTATTTTTACTCATTCAGGAGTAGCTGCTAACTGTCCATTATTGCTGATCGAACCCTCTCATAAAATCAATGCTGATGATAAAACTAAAGCTTCAACTCGTTCAGTACGTACTAATGAGGAAAAGGATGCAAAGGGTGAAGCAGCCTCAACATCTGAGTCTATGGCTGAGCCAAATGTTGATTCAATAAAAGATAAGGTCACAACAACAACTTCTGACTCCAGTACAACTTCTAACGTTTCAGCAATCCCTAAATCCAATCCCCAACTTGGGAAATCATTGCATGATAATTCAGTGCAAAACAGTTCTGAAACATTGCAGCCTAGCGGAAGCACAGGACACGTATGTAAGAAGAAAATGGGGCTAAATACTGAAGAAATAACTCCAGGCAGGACAACACTTGAAGAATATTCAGTTAATGAATCTAAAAAAAGTGATATCCCGACAGCCACTTCACAGGCTAAACAGGACGTGGAGAGGACTGTCAGCTCACCATCAGTAGGCCGGCCTCCTTTGGAAGAAAACATTGTTCTCGGTGTTGCTCTTGAGGGCTCAAAACGAACACTTCTGATTGAAGAAGAAATTGATCCATCTTCTTTCCCCCAAAAGTCGAAGGAATTGGCTGGCAGCCGGGATGGAAATGGGTCTCCTGCTGGGAAGGATAAGAAAGATGGTCAGATGCCAACAGTTCAAAGTACCTCACAAATTGATTAA
- the LOC110637124 gene encoding mechanosensitive ion channel protein 3, chloroplastic isoform X1: MTRASSIQSSQELRIYNSRGCSSQHTCVMGKGKNRVQLVNASLSSHGLRQDAWTVHFLSSTRRPIIATPSRCNVFVCRSLLTPSGGNTIPVLKFASVILTRSYDVLCRSQVVLELIPAIGIIAFATWGLGPLMHLGRIIFFYQKSDNNWSKSRTNYVMTSYLQPLLLWTGMTLICRALNPVILHSEVSQAVKQRLLNFVQSLSTVLAFAYCLSRLIQQAQKFLSETRDSDNATHMGFSFAGKAVYSAVWIAAVSLCMELLGFSTQRWLTAGGLGTVLLTLAGREVFTNFLSSVMIHATRPFVVNEWIQTKIEGYEVSGTVEHVGWWSPTIIRGDDREAVHIPNHKFTVNVVRNLSQKTHWRVKTHLAISHLDVNKIINIVADMRKVLAKNPQIEQQRLHRRVFLDNIDPENQALKILVSCFVKTSHFEEYLRVKEAILLDLLRVISHHRARLATHIRTVQKIYNEADLDNVPFSNTIFTHSGVAANCPLLLIEPSHKINADDKTKASTRSVRTNEEKDAKGEAASTSESMAEPNVDSIKDKVTTTTSDSSTTSNVSAIPKSNPQLGKSLHDNSVQNSSETLQPSGSTGHVCKKKMGLNTEEITPGRTTLEEYSVNESKKSDIPTATSQAKQDVERTVSSPSVGRPPLEENIVLGVALEGSKRTLLIEEEIDPSSFPQKSKELAGSRDGNGSPAGKDKKDGQMPTVQSTSQID, encoded by the exons ATGACTCGTGCAAGTTCGATCCAATCATCtcaagaattaaggatttataaTAGTCGTGGATGCAGTAGCCAACATACT TGTGTGATGGGAAAGGGAAAGAACAGAGTACAGTTGGTTAATGCCAGTCTTTCATCGCATGGTTTG CGACAGGATGCTTGGACTGTTCACTTTTTAAGTAGCACACGCAGGCCAATAATTGCTACACCTTCCAGATGCAATGTATTTGTCTGCCGTTCTCTTCTAACACCCAGTGGAGGAAATACGATTCCGGTTCTGAAATTTGCATCTGTGATCTTGACAAG GTCATATGATGTCCTGTGCAGAAGTCAAGTTGTGCTTGAATTGATCCCAGCAATTGGTATCATTGCTTTTGCTACATGGGGTCTTGGTCCACTCATGCATCTGGGCAGGATTATTTTTTTCTAT CAGAAGTCTGATAATAATTGGAGTAAAAGTAGAACAAATTATGTTATGACCTCATACCTTCAGCCTTTGCTACTGTGGACTGGAATGACACTCATCTGCAG AGCATTAAATCCTGTAATTTTACATTCAGAAGTGAGCCAGGCTGTGAAGCAACGACTTCTGAATTTTGTACAATCATTATCAACTGTGCTGGCATTTGCCTATTGTTTATCAAG ATTGATTCAACAGGCACAGAAGTTCCTCTCAGAGACAAGGGACTCTGATAATGCAACACAT ATGGGATTTAGTTTCGCTGGAAAAGCTGTTTATAGTGCTGTTTGGATTGCTGCTGTATCATTGTGCATGGAATTGCTGGGTTTCTCTACCCAAAGGTGGCTCACAGCTGGGGGTCTTGGTACCGTGCTGCTCACCCTTGCTGGTCGGGAG GTATTTACAAATTTTCTTTCAAGTGTAATGATCCATGCAACACGGCCATTTGTGGTGAATGAATGGATTCAGACAAAGATTGAAGGCTATGAGGTTTCTGGCACGGTTGAG CATGTGGGATGGTGGTCACCTACAATCATAAGAGGTGATGATCGTGAAGCAGTTCACATTCCAAACCATAAATTCACTGTGAATGTTGTTAGAAATCTCAGCCAGAAGACTCATTGGCGTGTTAAGACCCACCTTGCTATCAGTCACTTGGATGTCAATAAAATAATT AACATTGTTGCTGATATGCGCAAGGTTTTGGCTAAAAATCCTCAAATAGAGCAGCAAAGATTGCACAGAAGAGTTTTCTTGGATAACATTGACCCAGAGAATCAGGCTCTTAAG ATTTTGGTATCATGCTTTGTGAAAACCTCACATTTTGAAGAGTACCTCCGTGTAAAG GAAGCAATACTCTTGGATCTTCTTAGAGTTATAAGCCATCATCGGGCCCGGCTTGCCACACACATCCGTACTGTTCAAAAAATATACAATGAGGCTGATTTGGATAATGTACCATTTTCCAACACTATTTTTACTCATTCAGGAGTAGCTGCTAACTGTCCATTATTGCTGATCGAACCCTCTCATAAAATCAATGCTGATGATAAAACTAAAGCTTCAACTCGTTCAGTACGTACTAATGAGGAAAAGGATGCAAAGGGTGAAGCAGCCTCAACATCTGAGTCTATGGCTGAGCCAAATGTTGATTCAATAAAAGATAAGGTCACAACAACAACTTCTGACTCCAGTACAACTTCTAACGTTTCAGCAATCCCTAAATCCAATCCCCAACTTGGGAAATCATTGCATGATAATTCAGTGCAAAACAGTTCTGAAACATTGCAGCCTAGCGGAAGCACAGGACACGTATGTAAGAAGAAAATGGGGCTAAATACTGAAGAAATAACTCCAGGCAGGACAACACTTGAAGAATATTCAGTTAATGAATCTAAAAAAAGTGATATCCCGACAGCCACTTCACAGGCTAAACAGGACGTGGAGAGGACTGTCAGCTCACCATCAGTAGGCCGGCCTCCTTTGGAAGAAAACATTGTTCTCGGTGTTGCTCTTGAGGGCTCAAAACGAACACTTCTGATTGAAGAAGAAATTGATCCATCTTCTTTCCCCCAAAAGTCGAAGGAATTGGCTGGCAGCCGGGATGGAAATGGGTCTCCTGCTGGGAAGGATAAGAAAGATGGTCAGATGCCAACAGTTCAAAGTACCTCACAAATTGATTAA
- the LOC110637124 gene encoding mechanosensitive ion channel protein 2, chloroplastic isoform X2 has protein sequence MTRASSIQSSQELRIYNSRGCSSQHTCVMGKGKNRVQLVNASLSSHGLRQDAWTVHFLSSTRRPIIATPSRCNVFVCRSLLTPSGGNTIPVLKFASVILTRSYDVLCRSQVVLELIPAIGIIAFATWGLGPLMHLGRIIFFYKSDNNWSKSRTNYVMTSYLQPLLLWTGMTLICRALNPVILHSEVSQAVKQRLLNFVQSLSTVLAFAYCLSRLIQQAQKFLSETRDSDNATHMGFSFAGKAVYSAVWIAAVSLCMELLGFSTQRWLTAGGLGTVLLTLAGREVFTNFLSSVMIHATRPFVVNEWIQTKIEGYEVSGTVEHVGWWSPTIIRGDDREAVHIPNHKFTVNVVRNLSQKTHWRVKTHLAISHLDVNKIINIVADMRKVLAKNPQIEQQRLHRRVFLDNIDPENQALKILVSCFVKTSHFEEYLRVKEAILLDLLRVISHHRARLATHIRTVQKIYNEADLDNVPFSNTIFTHSGVAANCPLLLIEPSHKINADDKTKASTRSVRTNEEKDAKGEAASTSESMAEPNVDSIKDKVTTTTSDSSTTSNVSAIPKSNPQLGKSLHDNSVQNSSETLQPSGSTGHVCKKKMGLNTEEITPGRTTLEEYSVNESKKSDIPTATSQAKQDVERTVSSPSVGRPPLEENIVLGVALEGSKRTLLIEEEIDPSSFPQKSKELAGSRDGNGSPAGKDKKDGQMPTVQSTSQID, from the exons ATGACTCGTGCAAGTTCGATCCAATCATCtcaagaattaaggatttataaTAGTCGTGGATGCAGTAGCCAACATACT TGTGTGATGGGAAAGGGAAAGAACAGAGTACAGTTGGTTAATGCCAGTCTTTCATCGCATGGTTTG CGACAGGATGCTTGGACTGTTCACTTTTTAAGTAGCACACGCAGGCCAATAATTGCTACACCTTCCAGATGCAATGTATTTGTCTGCCGTTCTCTTCTAACACCCAGTGGAGGAAATACGATTCCGGTTCTGAAATTTGCATCTGTGATCTTGACAAG GTCATATGATGTCCTGTGCAGAAGTCAAGTTGTGCTTGAATTGATCCCAGCAATTGGTATCATTGCTTTTGCTACATGGGGTCTTGGTCCACTCATGCATCTGGGCAGGATTATTTTTTTCTAT AAGTCTGATAATAATTGGAGTAAAAGTAGAACAAATTATGTTATGACCTCATACCTTCAGCCTTTGCTACTGTGGACTGGAATGACACTCATCTGCAG AGCATTAAATCCTGTAATTTTACATTCAGAAGTGAGCCAGGCTGTGAAGCAACGACTTCTGAATTTTGTACAATCATTATCAACTGTGCTGGCATTTGCCTATTGTTTATCAAG ATTGATTCAACAGGCACAGAAGTTCCTCTCAGAGACAAGGGACTCTGATAATGCAACACAT ATGGGATTTAGTTTCGCTGGAAAAGCTGTTTATAGTGCTGTTTGGATTGCTGCTGTATCATTGTGCATGGAATTGCTGGGTTTCTCTACCCAAAGGTGGCTCACAGCTGGGGGTCTTGGTACCGTGCTGCTCACCCTTGCTGGTCGGGAG GTATTTACAAATTTTCTTTCAAGTGTAATGATCCATGCAACACGGCCATTTGTGGTGAATGAATGGATTCAGACAAAGATTGAAGGCTATGAGGTTTCTGGCACGGTTGAG CATGTGGGATGGTGGTCACCTACAATCATAAGAGGTGATGATCGTGAAGCAGTTCACATTCCAAACCATAAATTCACTGTGAATGTTGTTAGAAATCTCAGCCAGAAGACTCATTGGCGTGTTAAGACCCACCTTGCTATCAGTCACTTGGATGTCAATAAAATAATT AACATTGTTGCTGATATGCGCAAGGTTTTGGCTAAAAATCCTCAAATAGAGCAGCAAAGATTGCACAGAAGAGTTTTCTTGGATAACATTGACCCAGAGAATCAGGCTCTTAAG ATTTTGGTATCATGCTTTGTGAAAACCTCACATTTTGAAGAGTACCTCCGTGTAAAG GAAGCAATACTCTTGGATCTTCTTAGAGTTATAAGCCATCATCGGGCCCGGCTTGCCACACACATCCGTACTGTTCAAAAAATATACAATGAGGCTGATTTGGATAATGTACCATTTTCCAACACTATTTTTACTCATTCAGGAGTAGCTGCTAACTGTCCATTATTGCTGATCGAACCCTCTCATAAAATCAATGCTGATGATAAAACTAAAGCTTCAACTCGTTCAGTACGTACTAATGAGGAAAAGGATGCAAAGGGTGAAGCAGCCTCAACATCTGAGTCTATGGCTGAGCCAAATGTTGATTCAATAAAAGATAAGGTCACAACAACAACTTCTGACTCCAGTACAACTTCTAACGTTTCAGCAATCCCTAAATCCAATCCCCAACTTGGGAAATCATTGCATGATAATTCAGTGCAAAACAGTTCTGAAACATTGCAGCCTAGCGGAAGCACAGGACACGTATGTAAGAAGAAAATGGGGCTAAATACTGAAGAAATAACTCCAGGCAGGACAACACTTGAAGAATATTCAGTTAATGAATCTAAAAAAAGTGATATCCCGACAGCCACTTCACAGGCTAAACAGGACGTGGAGAGGACTGTCAGCTCACCATCAGTAGGCCGGCCTCCTTTGGAAGAAAACATTGTTCTCGGTGTTGCTCTTGAGGGCTCAAAACGAACACTTCTGATTGAAGAAGAAATTGATCCATCTTCTTTCCCCCAAAAGTCGAAGGAATTGGCTGGCAGCCGGGATGGAAATGGGTCTCCTGCTGGGAAGGATAAGAAAGATGGTCAGATGCCAACAGTTCAAAGTACCTCACAAATTGATTAA
- the LOC110637124 gene encoding mechanosensitive ion channel protein 2, chloroplastic isoform X4 — MQCICLPFSSNTQWRKYDSGSEICICDLDKKSDNNWSKSRTNYVMTSYLQPLLLWTGMTLICRALNPVILHSEVSQAVKQRLLNFVQSLSTVLAFAYCLSRLIQQAQKFLSETRDSDNATHMGFSFAGKAVYSAVWIAAVSLCMELLGFSTQRWLTAGGLGTVLLTLAGREVFTNFLSSVMIHATRPFVVNEWIQTKIEGYEVSGTVEHVGWWSPTIIRGDDREAVHIPNHKFTVNVVRNLSQKTHWRVKTHLAISHLDVNKIINIVADMRKVLAKNPQIEQQRLHRRVFLDNIDPENQALKILVSCFVKTSHFEEYLRVKEAILLDLLRVISHHRARLATHIRTVQKIYNEADLDNVPFSNTIFTHSGVAANCPLLLIEPSHKINADDKTKASTRSVRTNEEKDAKGEAASTSESMAEPNVDSIKDKVTTTTSDSSTTSNVSAIPKSNPQLGKSLHDNSVQNSSETLQPSGSTGHVCKKKMGLNTEEITPGRTTLEEYSVNESKKSDIPTATSQAKQDVERTVSSPSVGRPPLEENIVLGVALEGSKRTLLIEEEIDPSSFPQKSKELAGSRDGNGSPAGKDKKDGQMPTVQSTSQID, encoded by the exons ATGCAATGTATTTGTCTGCCGTTCTCTTCTAACACCCAGTGGAGGAAATACGATTCCGGTTCTGAAATTTGCATCTGTGATCTTGACAAG AAGTCTGATAATAATTGGAGTAAAAGTAGAACAAATTATGTTATGACCTCATACCTTCAGCCTTTGCTACTGTGGACTGGAATGACACTCATCTGCAG AGCATTAAATCCTGTAATTTTACATTCAGAAGTGAGCCAGGCTGTGAAGCAACGACTTCTGAATTTTGTACAATCATTATCAACTGTGCTGGCATTTGCCTATTGTTTATCAAG ATTGATTCAACAGGCACAGAAGTTCCTCTCAGAGACAAGGGACTCTGATAATGCAACACAT ATGGGATTTAGTTTCGCTGGAAAAGCTGTTTATAGTGCTGTTTGGATTGCTGCTGTATCATTGTGCATGGAATTGCTGGGTTTCTCTACCCAAAGGTGGCTCACAGCTGGGGGTCTTGGTACCGTGCTGCTCACCCTTGCTGGTCGGGAG GTATTTACAAATTTTCTTTCAAGTGTAATGATCCATGCAACACGGCCATTTGTGGTGAATGAATGGATTCAGACAAAGATTGAAGGCTATGAGGTTTCTGGCACGGTTGAG CATGTGGGATGGTGGTCACCTACAATCATAAGAGGTGATGATCGTGAAGCAGTTCACATTCCAAACCATAAATTCACTGTGAATGTTGTTAGAAATCTCAGCCAGAAGACTCATTGGCGTGTTAAGACCCACCTTGCTATCAGTCACTTGGATGTCAATAAAATAATT AACATTGTTGCTGATATGCGCAAGGTTTTGGCTAAAAATCCTCAAATAGAGCAGCAAAGATTGCACAGAAGAGTTTTCTTGGATAACATTGACCCAGAGAATCAGGCTCTTAAG ATTTTGGTATCATGCTTTGTGAAAACCTCACATTTTGAAGAGTACCTCCGTGTAAAG GAAGCAATACTCTTGGATCTTCTTAGAGTTATAAGCCATCATCGGGCCCGGCTTGCCACACACATCCGTACTGTTCAAAAAATATACAATGAGGCTGATTTGGATAATGTACCATTTTCCAACACTATTTTTACTCATTCAGGAGTAGCTGCTAACTGTCCATTATTGCTGATCGAACCCTCTCATAAAATCAATGCTGATGATAAAACTAAAGCTTCAACTCGTTCAGTACGTACTAATGAGGAAAAGGATGCAAAGGGTGAAGCAGCCTCAACATCTGAGTCTATGGCTGAGCCAAATGTTGATTCAATAAAAGATAAGGTCACAACAACAACTTCTGACTCCAGTACAACTTCTAACGTTTCAGCAATCCCTAAATCCAATCCCCAACTTGGGAAATCATTGCATGATAATTCAGTGCAAAACAGTTCTGAAACATTGCAGCCTAGCGGAAGCACAGGACACGTATGTAAGAAGAAAATGGGGCTAAATACTGAAGAAATAACTCCAGGCAGGACAACACTTGAAGAATATTCAGTTAATGAATCTAAAAAAAGTGATATCCCGACAGCCACTTCACAGGCTAAACAGGACGTGGAGAGGACTGTCAGCTCACCATCAGTAGGCCGGCCTCCTTTGGAAGAAAACATTGTTCTCGGTGTTGCTCTTGAGGGCTCAAAACGAACACTTCTGATTGAAGAAGAAATTGATCCATCTTCTTTCCCCCAAAAGTCGAAGGAATTGGCTGGCAGCCGGGATGGAAATGGGTCTCCTGCTGGGAAGGATAAGAAAGATGGTCAGATGCCAACAGTTCAAAGTACCTCACAAATTGATTAA